In Garra rufa chromosome 15, GarRuf1.0, whole genome shotgun sequence, a single genomic region encodes these proteins:
- the lrtm1 gene encoding leucine-rich repeat and transmembrane domain-containing protein 1: MEGVVFALSSLLLLQTVSSCPKECTCDTHNKVVDCRGRGLYDIPRKLHQDTLELYLQNNHLRGLGSMSFRETPQLQILDLANNSISTISPSALLGLRSLKVLSLANNSIREVDRRLLVSIRNLTILDLSINTIGGLPGALADSFHFLTHLSLHYNRLTKLDRIHLEALGNLKVLQLKGNPWRCDCHLIGLKLWLETFAFKGGVVDSVTCVQPHLMLDRDLRHIPYEFFHSCMITSYSYLFANIHYLDNKHRMLSGQLHPSPRSPSGSDFSPSEEAILPECEAKQRSRPVNYRRAIATVVITGVICGIVCLMMLAAAVYGCAYAAITAKYQRELKKKAKEADSVEERKNIQREENKEPLE, from the exons GTGTGGTCTTTGCATTATCCAGCCTGTTATTGCTCCAGACAGTCTCCTCTTGCCCCAAGGAGTGCACGTGTGACACTCACAACAAAGTGGTGGACTGCCGGGGACGAGGATTATATGATATTCCACGAAAACTTCATCAAGACACCTTGGAGTTGTATCTCCAAAACAACCATCTTCGAGGCCTGGGCTCCATGTCCTTTCGAGAGACACCCCAACTTCAAATTCTGGACCTAGCAAACAATTCAATCTCAACGATTTCCCCCAGTGCCCTTTTGGGACTTAGAAGCTTAAAGGTCCTCAGCCTGGCCAATAACTCTATCCGGGAAGTGGATCGACGCCTTTTGGTTTCAATAAGAAATCTAACTATATTGGACTTGTCCATTAACACCATAGGTGGTCTACCTGGAGCTCTTGCTGACAGTTTTCACTTTCTGACCCATCTGTCACTCCATTACAATCGGCTAACTAAGTTGGACCGTATACACCTAGAGGCTCTTGGAAATCTTAAAGTTCTGCAGCTGAAGGGCAATCCTTGGAGATGTGACTGTCATCTGATAGGACTCAAACTATGGTTGGAGACATTTGCCTTCAAAG GTGGAGTGGTCGACAGCGTCACATGCGTCCAGCCTCATCTCATGCTGGACCGAGACCTCCGGCATATTCCCTATGAGTTTTTCCACTCCTGCATGATCACCAGCTACAGCTACCTGTTCGCCAACATCCACTACCTGGACAACAAGCATCGCATGCTTAGTGGGCAGCTCCATCCAAGCCCCAGATCACCATCCGGGAGTGATTTCAGCCCCTCGGAAGAAGCGATACTTCCTGAGTGCGAAGCCAAACAGAGATCCCGGCCTGTGAATTACAGACGCGCCATAGCCACAGTGGTCATCACGGGAGTGATTTGTGGAATTGTTTGTTTAATGATGTTGGCAGCAGCTGTATATGGATGTGCATATGCAGCAATAACTGCCAAGTATCAAAGGGAGCTGAAGAAGAAAGCGAAAGAGGCGGATTCGGTAGAGGAACGGAAAAACATCCAAAGAGAGGAGAACAAGGAACCTCTAGAGTAA